The Anas platyrhynchos isolate ZD024472 breed Pekin duck chromosome 1, IASCAAS_PekinDuck_T2T, whole genome shotgun sequence genomic sequence ACGTAAattaacatttccttttctaCTTCTTCCACTCCCTGGACTCTTCACTCTCTCCATTTGGTGCCAAGAAGGGAATCTGAGACAACTGCTTCGACCCTGATTAGATTTAAACTGTGTGAAATGAGCAgcttttcatttcacagaatcacagaattgtaggggttgggaAGAACCTAGAGAGaccatcaggtccaacccctctgccaaaaCAGGTTCCTTAGAGTAGGTTGCCCAGGCAGGCCCCAGACGTGTCTTGGACATCTCCAGAGAAGttgactccacaacctccttgggcaccctgttccagtgctctttTGAGCAGATGAAAATGACAGTTTCTCTGCAGTGTCCATACTGATCAGCCAACATCAGCTCCCCTCCAGGATGCACATAGCCAAGTGTTTTCAGAGCACTGGGTTTTGGGTCCTCTGTGGTCTTCCTTTGGACAACAGCCTTCTGggcctctcctcccttccctgttccttttaattttttggcCCCATATCAGCAGCAGCTGGTTACAACGTTTGGCAGTCACACCTTGATTGCATAGATTAGCACGTAGAGCCCCTGGAGAGCTCCTGTGTGGGGAACCCAAGAAGACAGTCCCTGTGAGGTCTGAGATTCAGGGCAAGCATCTTCAGCTCTGCTCAGTGTACCAGAGTGTCTTTGTTGGTTGACTAGACTGGAAGGACTTGTTTGTTGGACATGTTCCATATTGAGCTATATTCTATGTGTGATAGAAACAGCTTACAGATAGAGGTATATATAACCTGAAAAAAGATAACCTCGTCCTTTAGAGAATGTGCCCATGCTTTTCGACCCATCATGAGACTTTCTGCGTGTATGGCAAATTTCTAGGAAAACATGCACGGCTTGTGTAAGAAACTACCAGTGTTGGCAGTGAGGCTGCCAGACTAGTTTACTGTGTATGTTTGTTCCTGTGTATGAGATGAGAGCTAATCACTTGGACAATGCTTTTCTGAtgtcagtgtccccagaggagtGCTGCCAGCTACTTCCCATCTCACTTCCTCAGGAACGGTGAGGCAGAAAGTGCCTCTCCCCAGTGAGAGCTTGAATGGGCACGATAGAACAAGGGAAAAAGCTCCTCAAGCAGGGGCCCCGTGACAGTAATCTGTCAGGCTGTCAATGGTGCTGTTTGTGGAGCACAAAAGAGAGCATTTATGGCTGTCCAAAAGAAATGTGCAGTTCAAACCCCTTCCCTGATACTTGGGGTTCTGTGCTGAGCTCACTGAGAAGAGGCACAGCGCATCTTGTCCAACACAGGCTCTTCTTCCCCTACAGAGGACAGCTGGAAGTGCTGTCCAGAGGGCTGGAGACCCTTTCAGGAAAGCTGCTATTACTTCTCAGATGATCAGATGCCCTGGGATAAGAGCCAGCAGAACTGCAGTGGGATGGACTCCCAGCTGGTGGTGATCAATACAAAAGCAGAGCAGGTaagtgcagggctgggagagggcCAGAGCAGCCTGGAGACAGGAGTGCCAGGCCTGGAGGGGTCTCAGAGCCCCTCCTGGCTCCTGCAGTGGAGGGGGGATGTCCTTGCTGCATGCACTCAGCACTGGCTCCAGTCTGCCACCAGCTCCACCCCACTGGGACTCCTGCCACCTCCCTCTGTTCAGTCCTGAACCTCATGGACGTTGTACTCTGCCTGATTTCCAGGATTTCCTCTATAAGGAAATAGGAAGACAGATGAAATACCAACAACACAGCATCCATTTATACATCGGTCTGAGGGCACAGGAGGTGGGCCAGTGGCGCTGGGTAGACCAGACTCCCTATAATGAAACAGCAGCGTGAGTATCCCATGACGGAGAGGGTTTGGTGTGGCAAGAGGGTGGAAGAGATGTGAGGGTGTCTGATGAGCATGGGAGGGATATGCCATGGCTGTCTGTGAGAGGACAATGATGGAGCTGGCAAGGGCTTTGTAGGATACCAGGTTCCCACCGATCCATCCATGCTGGTTAGTGGTTAGCGATAAATTATCTGTGACATGGCCATCGGTGCTGTAGGCAGAGAAGAAGCTGCATTTCCTGAGGAGAAATACATGAATTCATACAGGACAAGCCTTGCCTGACCTCCGTACTGCCCAACACACACATGTGCAGGTGCAGACATATGGTCCATGTACCTGTAGGTGTGCAGGTGTAAGCACATGCTGGGCCAGTGCTGTCATGCTGCAGAAGCGATGGGATGCTGGAGAGATCACCAGGGCTTTTCTTGCAGATGTTTCTTCTGGAAGAGACGCATCCCCTGCTGGCTGTGAAGTGCCTGGGGTGAGCTGTggtgagcagctctgcccaccAGGACTgaacagctccctgctgtgttgGTTCTAGGAAGAAGTCAGGTTTGCATGTAAGACTGCTGCCAGTGGGATTAGCAGAGTGCGAGGAAGGGTACGACTTCTGTCCATCAAACAGCATCTGGAGTGTCTCCCCTCCAAGCCTTGTGTTCCACATGTGGCCTCTTCCAGCAATGTGCTTGCAGGGTACACAGGGAGTAAcatgtctgtctctctctcagGTTCTGGAGGCCTGGGGAGCCAAGTGATGACCCTAATGAGCTGTGTGTTGTAATCAGTTACCATAAAGATATTTTCCGAAACTGGAATGATGTCCCATGCAGAATCCATTCTTATCGGATTTgtgaaaatgcagcagaaacTCTATGATGGAGGAATCCTCATCCTGAGATTAGCAGCGAACTGGGAACAGCAGAGGGCTGTGTTGGAGGGGGTAGGAGAGCCTTGGAGCCTTTATCTTCCCTCTGCTGGGTGGGATGATGAGACTGGGAGTGATGTTGCTCTGCACCCAGTATCCCCTGTGCATGTCTATTTCTCAAAGTACCCCTGATGTGGAAACAATAAATGCTAGAGAACTCTGCCTGTGCTTTCTCAGGCTGACCATCCCATCCCATGGTCGGTGAAGACAGATTTGGCAATGGAAGCTCCAGGCAAGCATGGCAGGTGAAGGTCATGTCTCTACGGGAAGTGGGCCAGTACCTTTCTTTCAATGCCATTGCCTCCATGGGACTGACACAGGAGGGTTTGGGGTCATCAGAGCAGTTCCTGGGCTCTTCTGTCAGTCATCCTCTTCTCTCTGTGTGGGTCTGGCAGCTGCTGGCCGAAAAGAGCTGGAGCTCTCCAGAAGGAAGAAGATGCAGGAATGCAAGAAGGATGCTCAGAGCTGCTGTTCCCTTTGTCTCCTTGAGAAGAGGTGTCTGCTTCTTGCTGGGTCATAGAGGGTCCTGTTCAGCATTGGCTTTGCTGAACAAATACTGATTTCCtgtaaagcagaaaatacaatATTACACCGATAAAAAAGGCTCTGGGctcactccccctctctctctttccctttccctctctaaGCTGAGGTATTTTGCACATGCACGTGCTTCATACCAAGCATGTTGCTGTGCCAGCAAAGAGCCAGAGATGACTACTGCAGTAGAAGTTGCATACACCCAGTGAGTCTTAACGCTTCAGAGATAACCTGTGTGTAACGGTCCTGTCGCACACAGCCAGGGCTCTGGGAGAGACCGGGCACAGGAAACCAGCTGTGGGGTTTTCATATGTTGCCATGCTGAAGGTCTTACCTGAGAGAGAAACAGGAGCGTGTGCCAGGAGTCTAGCCTGCACATGGTTGACCAGGTATGAGGACATGGCCCCAGCAGCAAAATTAGTAGGTCCTTTGGTCACCCCTCCCACCTCAGAGCTAATCCTGGATTCAACAGATGCAGCGGGCGTCCTGGGAGGCTGGCACCTCAGTGGGCCCTGTCAGGGCACACCTGCCCAGGCTGGACGATGCTGGAGAagaggcagggagaggcagggcGGTTGCTGCCCGTGAGGGCCCCTCCAGAAGTGCAATGCACATGGCCTTCACTTCCACCCGAGTCTTGCTGCAGACCGTGTGCCCCTGTGGCTCCCATCCTTCTCCACCCCTTTCTGTTTCCTGGTCCCTATGCCCCCACCTCTGTTTGCCTCGGGAAGCATCACCTGCCTCGGTGCTCCCAAACAACCCGTGCCAGTTCCCCAGGCAGCGCCGATGTGCATCTCCTGGCTGTGTTGTTCTGTCCTACCTATAACGTGAGCCGTCCCTCTGTGTCCCAGTGCAGGGGAGAATTTGTACTGGAGAAAAGGTGGCTGACCAGGAGAGTTGGCTTCCTAAACCCATCCATGGGAGTCGTTGTGTGGGTGGTGGCAGAAGCTGCCGAATGCCATAGCCCAGCAGATGCAAGGCAGCTGCATTGCCATGTCCTTAAGTCCAGGCTGTAGCGAGGCTGAGTGTGTACACCAAACAGGCACAGCTGCAAACATTCACACAGCGTGTACGTATACAGGTACAAGTATGCATAGCATGCAGACAGACAGATGAGCACTGCTGAAAAGCACTTGCACAATCAACACCAGCAGCCTCACCCTAGTGCCCTCTCTGGCTGCTCAGGGTGAAAGCTTGTTAGCGGAGAATATAAGCTTACATATACAGAGTATGGATCCCTCCAGGTGTAGGATATCCCGACCGAAAGCCCCGGGACAAACTGACACAACGACCAGCATTCTGTGCCATAAGCCAATTTATTACTGTGTGACATTATCTTATTTAGTGTCAAAGCGTCCCACCCAGGAACCCAGGACCCCTCCCACTGTGCTAGCATGCACCCCAGACCCCTCCTTTCGTGCACGCAGGCACAACCCAGAATAATCCCACACCAGGAGCTAGGCTTAATCATTGAGTATCCAGTAGCTGCACTCTAGATTGCAAGGTCACACAAGACCCCTGTTGCtgcagtattttcttctgtccACATCCCACTGATCTTGTTTGTATCCGTGCTGTTCTTGTTGGCTCTTGTCTGTACTGCAAGGGTCTGGGAAAGTAGACTCAAGATTCTCCGGGGCCTCCAACTAGCATTTCCTAGCAATGAACTTGGTAAAACCAAGTACCACTGTCTTCAGTGGTTCAGGGACAGGCACGAGAGACCCTGGCAACTCTGCCAGGTTGGAGCATCTATAAGCAGAGTTGGATGCCATGGGCAGGCATTCAGCTGTCATTCCTGACAGTAAGGAGCACAGCAAGCACACACCCACAGCTTCAGCAGATGCATGTGCCCTTGAGCTTCCTCAGCAGCCTGTGGGTCAGCAGACTGCATGAAGTGGTGTGGACGCACACAGAacctgcaccagcagcaggaagccCCTGTAAACAGGGGAACCCACACGCACAGAAAAGAGGATGTGTTCTCGTAAGCTGCACTTCCCACCGCAGAAGCGAGAGCAGGGTCAGGAGCTTGTGCAAGTGTGCGTCTGATAACATGTAGGGTCTGGAGTTCTTGGGGGGgtagctgcagaaagctgtttaGAAACACATAGCTGTTTATTAATGTGTCATTGATCcattatatcacagaatcacagaatcagagaactGTAGGGGTAGAAAGGGaactcgaaagatcatcgggtccaacccccctgccaaaggaggttcctcagagcaggctgcccaggtaggcgtccagacaggccttgaatatctccagggaaggagactccacaacctccctaggcagcctgttccaatgctccgtcaccctcaccgtgaagaggACAAACAACAGAGTCCCAggggagtgtccttgaagcaaagactgaagcaaagaaagcattcagtatctctgccttctcagcgtcCCCTGTGACCAGGACAACCCCCTCATTCAGGAAGGGACCCACCTTATctctagtcttcctcttgctgtttacatacttgaaaaaacccttcttattataCTTCATCTCTTTCGCAAgtctcatctctaggtgggctttagccttcctcgtcgcgtccctgcaggccctgacaacacatctatactcctcccaagaggacaggccctttttccacatttcatagaccctcctcttcctcttgatCTTATGGATGAGCTCCTTGCTTCTCCATGCGGGTTTCTtgccccccttccccaattTCCTATTCCTTGGGATGCACAGaccctgagcatggaagaagtgctgcttaaatgtagcccagctctcacaagcgcCCTTGCTTTCTAGCAACctatcccatgagatactcccaagcaggtcccggaaGAGGTTGAAGTTGGCTCTTCagaagtccagggtagcaatcctgcttttagccttacttcctttgcctagtCCCAcctggaactccaccatctcatggtcgctgcatcccaagctgcccccaaccttcacatccctaacaagcccatccctgttggtaagaacgAGGTCCAGGAACACCCCCTGCCTCgtcggctcctccaccacctgcgtcAGAAAATTGTCGTCAACGCATTGTAGGAACTGTTTGGGCTGCTCGTGCCTGGCCGAGTggcttacccagcagatgtctgggtaattgaagtcccccatgaggaccagcGCTCGTGATCGTGAGGCTACTAGCAGCTGCTCGTAGAAGGCCTCAttgacttcctcctcctgatctggacACCTGTAGTAGATCTCCACCACCGTGCCTCCCATACCAAATATTCCTGATACTATTCCTGATAATATTATTCCTGATAATATTCCTGATAATGATCCCGAATATATGGATCGTGGGTTGCCAGTTAACTACGTGTCATTAATGTACTGCATCAAGACCGATTAGATTTAAGCTGTGCAATATGAGCAGATTTTCCCTGTAACAGTTCCCTACCCTCTGAGTTTTCCTTCCTGATCAGCCACCCTCAGCTCAACCACAGAGTCAGGCATATTACAGAGCAAGAACAAACAGCACACAACACACATTCTCATTTTGGGGCATGAGTGGTACAATTCATCTTTGTTACCACGCTTTGTTCTAAAATTTCATTCTAGAATCTCTCACTGTGCTGTGAACCCAGTAGCAAGTACCTTCTAGTAGCTACTTCCTTCTAGGACAATACCAGCAAGCACATTTATGGACCGTCTTTCCAATGCAACAGCTCTGTTGGCATGGTCTGAGCCTTTTGTGCACATTTCTACACACGGTTTAGGTTTGTCCTCATTTACCACCAGCTGTGTGCCCTGCCCTTCTGAGCCTTTGATGCTCATGTTTTTAGCTATCCCATGTCTTCCTCAGCACCTGCATACTTGCCTGCCTCTTCACAGGGACAAAGCTAACTGATGGGGTGTGGAAGAGCAGTGTCTGCATGCCCACAGCACTCAGTTCAGAGCGCAGAGAGGCCCAGCagggcttctttttccttcGGGATATCCTTAGGGATGCTTACATCCTTCAGAGTTTTCAATCAAGTCACCCCGAGCAGTGCTACAAGCACCATGTGTGCCTCACGTAGTGGTGACAGAGTAAAGTTTCTTGATCTGTCACAGGCAGGGCTGCTGACATGATCTGGTGATCCCTTCTGATCTCCGGCTCCATATCAGCAAGTCACGTGCCCTTGTGagtgtgtttattattatttaatttgctttgctagCAAATACCAACAGCACAGGCATTTGCACACTCGTTCTCTCTCACCAGGGGAGGATAAAAACACCACTAATGTCTTGTAATGCTGCTTGAAAATGTGCAGAAGAAGATGGTCTGAGTGGCAGTGGTTCTAGTTTTCATCTGTTCTCCTTTGCCTCTGTGAGTTTCTTTTTTGCAACAAGCGTCTTGTGAAACGTCCTGACAGAGGAATGGTGAAAATTCGCCTCTCTCCATGTGCTGTGAGAAATACCCCAGCTATGGCTCTGTCTGCACATCAGATTTGAGTCCGTGCAGACTGCCCAGCACTGTGGGAGCTGCTCTagctcctcctcctgcaggagggctgtgctTGTGGCCATACTGGTAACGTGGACGGACTCTTGGTGGAGAAGAGCGATGGTGTTGGCAGCGATAATGAACCAGCAAGAGAGGGTCAGTCCTGGGACTGCAGGTAaccataaagccttcctttctgtCCTCCTCtaggagaaggagaaggtggGGGAAAATACGGGGCTGGGAAATATGAAGGGCATGGTACCATGGCTGGCTGTGTACCAGGAGAAAGACCCAGTGCCCATTCTCAGGGTAGAAACCATCTCTTCTGCGTGTCTGCTGCCAGACACCGAGCTGGACTGTCAGTCCTTTGAGTAAGTGACCACTCGCTGTTGCGCAAAAGAGGCTGGGGGACAGAGCCCAGCTAAGAGTTGGGTCGCTGAGAGAAAGAAGCTCCAAAGAAAGCTGAGGAGGAGGGAGGTAGAGAAAGAGCATTCAGTGAAAGACAGGGTAAGGGAGGGCAACCAGGACGGTGtgcaggggagaaaagaggtGTGACGGGAGAAGAAAAGTAGTGCAGCTTGGGAAGATCGCAGCTATGGCTTTTGACATGAAGCAAGAGGGCAGTCCCCGTGTTGCCCTACGCTGCAGGTGTGACCCACTGCCAGTGACAGACAGCACGAGCTGGTTACAGCGCCTGTGGGACCTGCCAGGCCTTGGGACAGGGTTATCAGCAGGCTGTCAGGTCACGCAGCCCCTTGGATTATCCTGCCCCCCGACTCTGGGCCGGGGATTTCCACTCTTGCCTTGTGTTTTTCAGCCCCAGCAGAAGGGAGCAGCTGTTCCCGCCTGAGCCCCTGGGTCTTCCTCGTTTCTGCCCTTGCCGTCAAAACTGCCCTTATGACCGTTGGCCTCGGTGGGTGCCAGGGTCCCTTTACTTCCGCGGGGAGGAAGGGAACGGGGCCTGGAGTTGCCTGGTGTCAGGTGGACAAAGAAAACCCCAGCCTCTTTGCCAGCAGGCGACTGCCCTGCACCCAAACAGCCTGTTCTGCTGCCCCTTTCCCACGCTGCCTCTTAGCTGGGGAGCCGCGTCCCTTGCACAGTTAGCAGGTAGTGTCCTGGCAGGGCCTTCCCACAGCTCCTCTCACTTCCCAGCTGCCGAATCCAGCCAGTCCTGGGTGAAACCCATCAGTTCCTGCCCTCCCACTGCAACAGGGCCGAGAAGTCTCCTTAGTGCCAGACGACATCTGAGCAGGTTCCCCGAGGGCTGGCTGTTGGCTCTCAGTTCTCCTGGCCGCATTTGTGGTGTCCCTCAGAGCTCCTCGTGACCCTGTTGCAGCCGAGGAGCCAGCATGATCTCCCTGGACATCCTGCTACCAGGGCTGCCCACGGTTGAGCAGAGTGAGGTGTAAATTCACCAAAATGCTCCAGCTGCATCCCACCCACATCGCCTGGAACAAACAGAAGGGAAATATGTTGCGTGTAGTGTCCTGGAGTATCGTTACTGCTCTGCGATAACTCTCCTGTGGTGTTCAGCTCCCTTGGGTGAGGCCTCAGCACTCAGCAGTTCTTCCCCTTCTTGGTATGCGTGCAAAGGGTACTCTAAAGCTGCAGAACACAGGCAGATTAAGAGGGAATGCATATTGATATTCCACCTTTACTAGGATGATCTCACAACTTCTTTGACCTTTTCCTGACCCCATCCTTTAAGGATGTCTTAGCTGGGCTTTGTCGGCTGGGAAAATGAGTCTCAGCCAGCTGAGGTGAGGGGGGCTCATCTGATCAGTGTTTGCCCAAGGGAGGGAGTGACCCGTAGTGGGGAAAGCTGTCTGCTCTTTTCCTTCAGGATACAATTTTCAGAGCTTGTTGGTGTAACCGAGTCTCCGAGGGAGCTCTCAGCCAGAAGGTGGAGGGCAGGACAACTTGCCCATGAGTGAGGATGAAAGGATGACAGTAGcgccttccttctctttcccctctTCCCAGTTGTTCTCTTTCACAGGAGCTGTGGCCAGTACAAGACTCTGCCCCAGAATGCTTCGGAGTGGCACTGCATCCCCAATGGATCTGCAAGCCAAAGTGAGTGATGCTAAGAGCCTTGGGAGTAACACTGAGCACGTGCCCCACATTTATTCTGGTGTAAGTCAGCCTTTGAGTTTGGGAACGGGATTGTCAGCCAGAGCTGGATTGCCCTAGGGAAGGAAGATGGAgagatgaggaaagaaaatgctgtgttttacaGTCTGACTTAGGATACTCTGAAAACATGTCCTGGGCCAGTGGAAGAGGGTGGGTTGCTCCAGTTCTACCTTGTGATCACTCGTCCCATTCTCTGCCCACATATAGCCCCTCAGCTCCAGTCCAGTTCACAAATCTAGCCAAAAGCACTTCATCCTTTTGTAAGGGATGGCTCAGATCTGTGCTCTCCAGTGCCTTGGTTTCTGTTTCTACAAATGTAATGGTAAACATTGATCTAATACAGAAGAACACaggaaaattaacatttttttttctgcttcttccactCCCTGGACTCTTCAATTTCTCGATTTCGTGCCAAGAAGGGAATCTGAGACAACTGCTTTGACCCTGATTAGATTTAAACTGTGTGAAATGAGCAgcttttcatttcacagaatcacagaattgtaggggttgggaGGGACGTGAAGAGagcattgggtccaacccccctgccaaagcaggttccctagagcaggttgcccaggtaggcgtccaggtGGGcattgaatatctccagagaaaggGACTCCACAGCCTCATGAATGGAAGCTGGGACCTTTTGAAGAGTGTGAGCCCTGAAGCCTGCATCTTTACTCTGCTGGGTGAGAATATGTGAGTGCAAGGGACATGGTCAAATATATACCTGTAGGTACTGGAAGTACTAAGCACCTGCCCAGGCAGAAGCATTGCAGGCAGGCAGGTTCGTTGCTTTTCATGTGGTTCTTGCAGCACAAGAATTCTTTGCTTCTGATTTTGGTTCCTCTGTGGTCTTGCTTTGGACCACAGCCTCCTGggcctctcctcccttccctgttcctttcatttttctggccCCATATCAGCAGCAGCTGGTTACAGCATTTGGCAGTCGCACCTTGATTGCATAGATTAGCACAGGGAGCCCCTGGAGAGCTCCTGTGTGGGGAACCCAAGAAGAAAGTCCCTGTGAGGTCTGAGATTCAGCTCTGCTCAGTGTACCAGAGTGTCTTTGTTGGTTGACTAGACTGGAAGGACTTGTTTGTTGGACATGTTCCATATTGAGCTATATTCTGTGTGTGATAGAAACAGCTTACAGATAGAGGTATATAACCTGAAAAAAGATAACCTCGTCCTTTAGAGAATGTGCCCATGCTTTTCAATCCATCATGTGACTTTCTGCATGTATGGCAAATTTCTAGGAAAACATGCACGGCTTGTGTAAGAAACTACCAGTGTTGGCAGTGAGGCTGCCAGACTAGTTTACTGTGTATGTTTGTTACTGTGTACGAGATGAGAGCTAATCACTTGGACAATGCTTTTCTGATGTCTGTGTCCCCAGAGGAGtgctcagctccttcccatCTCACTTCCTCAGGAACGGTGAGGCAGAAAGTGCCTCTCCCCAAGCAGAGCTTGAATGGGCAGatagaacaaaggaaaaagctcTTCAAGCAGGGGCCCTGTGACAGCAATCTGTCAGGCTCTAAATGGTGCTGTTTGTGGAGCACAAAAGAGAGCATTTACCGCTGTCCAAAAGAAATGTACAGTTCAAACCCCTTCTCTGATACTTGGGGTTCTGCGCTGAGCTCACTGAGAAGAGGCACAGCGCATCTTGTCCAACACAGGTCTTTCTTCCCCTACAGAGGACACCTCCCCCCTCTTTATGCAGTAACGTACCCTCTTTAACCCGTTACACTAAGCGTGATTTAATCATAATTACTTAGGGACGAGTATCCGTCCCAGGAGCAAGCGGTGACAATGGGAACCCTTCATGATTTTTGGTGACAATGGTCGGCATGCTGCGATTCATTATACTGCTTCTagctatttttgctttaatacaTGCATATACTAGCCCTATCCCAATGAATACTATTACTAGTAGCAATATTGTTTGTAAGAGCGATTTAAGCCATCCTTCTAGCTGAAAGCCTAACCCCTCGAGAGTTGCCCCCAGGCAATTCTGTTCTGCGTCACGCtgctcttcttttattttgtcttctacCTGGGCTATTTGGGATATGTCACATTCTACATCGGCAGTTACATTCGGAATGTGTATACAACAATGGTCAACCTTATCTTTAAGGTATCCACAGACGCCCTGTTCCTTTAACAGAAGCATATCCAGGGCCAATCTATTCTGCAGGGTCATTCTTGTTGTGGCTTGTAACTGTATATTTAATTCCTTAAACCCCcttttggtcatgttggccagTCTATGTACTTGCCCCATCAAATTGTATATCAGCTCCCT encodes the following:
- the LOC119717056 gene encoding C-type lectin domain family 4 member D-like, yielding MNQQERVSPRTAAPAEGSSCSRLSPWVLLISALAVKTALMTVGLVVLFHRICGQYKTLPQNASEWHCITSGPASQKDSWKCCPEGWRPFQESCYYFSDDQMPWDKSQQNCSGMDSQLVVINTKAEQDFLYKEIGRQMKYQQHSIHLYIGLRAQEVGQWRWVDQTPYNETAAFWRPGEPSDDPNELCVVISYHKDIFRNWNDVPCRIHSYRICENAAETL